From Providencia sp. R33, a single genomic window includes:
- the secM gene encoding secA translation cis-regulator SecM: MGILNFWRQLGRKYFWSHLLLGVVATGVGLPTILNALSESQLTQVNSSPANRQNQAVNAFDNLFAQQNSQRSSSSSSYSVNYWQQHAVRNVIRQLTFAFSANEDDDVATAKEESEQLIAPQLMLDTLYAMLAERSLQTHESTVLVSHYIYPHFITYQPAIWVARVHGIRAGPLTA; this comes from the coding sequence ATGGGCATTTTAAATTTTTGGCGACAACTCGGTAGAAAATACTTTTGGTCCCACCTGTTATTAGGTGTGGTTGCCACGGGTGTCGGCTTGCCTACAATTTTAAATGCCCTTTCTGAATCTCAGCTTACGCAAGTTAATTCATCTCCTGCGAACCGCCAAAACCAAGCGGTTAATGCCTTCGATAACTTATTTGCGCAGCAAAATTCCCAGCGTTCGTCTTCCTCTTCATCATACTCGGTTAATTATTGGCAGCAACATGCAGTGCGCAATGTTATTCGCCAACTCACCTTTGCTTTTTCTGCCAATGAAGATGATGACGTCGCGACTGCAAAAGAAGAATCTGAACAACTTATTGCACCGCAATTGATGCTAGACACGCTCTATGCCATGTTGGCAGAGCGTTCGCTTCAAACGCACGAAAGCACGGTGCTAGTCAGCCATTATATTTACCCTCACTTTATTACCTACCAACCTGCGATTTGGGTTGCACGAGTACATGGCATTCGTGCTGGTCCATTAACTGCTTGA
- a CDS encoding DUF721 domain-containing protein, whose amino-acid sequence MRDSHPQALFDVLEGSLANSSNTLQTIQRNAKAIIKLNRAVKGLLPAEIKPMCRVANYRNNIMVIEVANASWMTRLNYEKLNLLSALRTSILPSLSSIDIRINPDLMRKPKQNSSLTNRTVTPTQKMNERQISTQTAQALLKLAENSPKGLKERFERLAALAGESTSATNRKR is encoded by the coding sequence ATGAGAGATAGTCATCCACAAGCACTTTTCGATGTTCTTGAGGGATCATTGGCAAATTCATCAAATACTTTACAAACTATTCAGCGAAATGCAAAAGCCATTATCAAGCTGAACCGCGCTGTAAAGGGCTTATTGCCGGCTGAAATTAAGCCAATGTGCCGTGTTGCAAACTACCGTAATAATATTATGGTCATTGAAGTAGCAAATGCCAGTTGGATGACCCGTCTTAATTACGAAAAATTAAATCTACTTTCCGCATTAAGAACATCTATTCTACCATCATTATCGTCTATCGACATCAGAATCAATCCCGATTTAATGCGAAAACCTAAACAAAATAGTTCACTAACTAACCGAACGGTCACACCAACACAAAAAATGAACGAAAGGCAGATAAGCACACAGACAGCACAAGCACTATTGAAATTGGCAGAAAATAGCCCGAAAGGATTAAAAGAAAGGTTTGAGCGGCTGGCTGCACTAGCCGGAGAGAGTACTAGTGCAACCAACAGAAAGCGCTAA
- the ftsZ gene encoding cell division protein FtsZ: MFEPMELTNDAVIKVIGVGGGGGNAVEHMVRERIEGVEFFAVNTDAQALRKTAVGQTIQIGTGITKGLGAGANPEVGRNAAEEDREALRNALDGADMVFIAAGMGGGTGTGAAPVVAEVAKELGILTVAVVTKPFNFEGKKRMAFAEAGITELSKHVDSLITIPNDKLLKVLGRGISLLDAFGAANDVLKGAVQGIAELITRPGLMNVDFADVRTVMSEMGYAMMGSGVARGEDRAEEAAEMAISSPLLEDIDLSGARGVLVNITAGFDLRLDEFETVGNTIRAFASDNATVVIGTSLDPEMHEELRVTVVATGIGMDKRPEITLVSNKMSQQASMEQRYQQMQNSMSSLTEEKPAAAKAVNDQNTQTNKEPDYLDIPAFLRKQAD, translated from the coding sequence ATGTTTGAACCAATGGAGCTAACTAACGATGCGGTGATTAAAGTCATCGGCGTTGGTGGCGGCGGCGGTAATGCCGTTGAACACATGGTGCGTGAGCGTATTGAAGGCGTTGAGTTCTTCGCCGTCAACACGGACGCACAGGCACTGCGTAAAACCGCAGTTGGACAAACTATCCAGATCGGTACCGGTATTACAAAAGGTCTGGGTGCAGGTGCAAACCCTGAAGTCGGCCGCAATGCCGCAGAAGAAGATCGCGAAGCGCTACGTAATGCATTAGATGGCGCGGACATGGTCTTCATCGCTGCGGGTATGGGCGGTGGTACAGGCACTGGTGCGGCTCCGGTCGTTGCCGAAGTGGCTAAAGAATTGGGTATTCTGACAGTTGCAGTCGTGACTAAGCCTTTCAATTTTGAAGGCAAAAAACGTATGGCATTTGCAGAAGCGGGTATCACTGAGTTATCAAAACACGTTGACTCACTGATCACTATCCCAAATGACAAATTATTAAAAGTTCTTGGTCGTGGTATCTCATTACTGGATGCTTTTGGTGCGGCAAACGACGTACTTAAAGGCGCAGTACAGGGTATCGCAGAACTGATTACTCGCCCAGGTTTAATGAACGTGGACTTTGCTGACGTACGTACTGTTATGTCAGAAATGGGCTACGCGATGATGGGTTCTGGTGTGGCACGCGGTGAAGATAGAGCCGAAGAAGCTGCTGAAATGGCAATTTCTAGCCCATTACTGGAAGACATCGACCTGTCAGGCGCTCGTGGTGTGTTAGTCAACATCACCGCTGGCTTCGACCTGCGTTTGGATGAGTTTGAAACGGTAGGTAACACTATCCGTGCATTCGCATCTGATAATGCGACTGTGGTAATTGGTACTTCTCTCGACCCAGAAATGCATGAAGAGCTGCGTGTTACTGTTGTTGCAACAGGTATTGGTATGGACAAACGTCCTGAAATTACCTTAGTGAGCAACAAAATGTCACAGCAAGCGTCAATGGAGCAACGCTATCAGCAAATGCAAAATAGCATGTCTTCATTAACCGAAGAGAAACCAGCAGCGGCTAAAGCGGTCAATGACCAAAATACGCAAACAAATAAAGAACCAGATTATCTCGATATTCCTGCGTTCTTGCGTAAACAGGCCGATTAA
- the secA gene encoding preprotein translocase subunit SecA encodes MLTKILTKVFGSRNDRTLRRLRKEVEKINRLEPDFEKLSDDELKAKTVEFRERLAKGESLESIIPEAFATVREASRRVFGMRHFDVQLIGGMVLNERCIAEMRTGEGKTLTATLPAYINALTGKGVHVVTVNDYLAKRDAENNRPLFEFLGLTVGINLPGMAPPAKREAYAADITYGTNNEFGFDYLRDNMAFSPEERVQRKLHYALVDEVDSILIDEARTPLIISGPAEDSSELYQKVDKLIPHLQRQEKEDSDTFQGEGHFSVDEKSRQVTITERGLVLIEELLAKEGLMDEGESLYSPANIMLMHHVMAGLRAHALFTLDVDYIVKDGQIVIVDEHTGRTMEGRRWSDGLHQAVEAKEGVEIQNENQTLASITFQNYFRLYEKLAGMTGTADTEAFEFSSIYKLDTIVIPTNRPMVRKDLPDLVYMNEADKFTAIIEDIRERTSNGQPVLVGTISIEKSELISNALKKAKINHNVLNAKFHAMEADIIANAGQAGAVTIATNMAGRGTDIMLGGSWQTEVAALEEPTQEQIDEIKANWKVRHDAVLAAGGLHIIGTERHESRRIDNQLRGRAGRQGDAGSSRFYLSMEDALMRIFASDRVTGMMKKLGMKPGEAIEHPWVTKAIANAQRKVESRNFDIRKQLLEYDDVASDQRRAIYTQRNELLDGGDIKETVDSIREDVFTTTMDAYIPPQSLEEMWDIEGLHQRLVNDFDLDLPMKEWLDKEPELHEETLRERIMQKAVEIYARKEEIVGAEAMRNFEKGVMLQTLDTLWKEHLASMDYLRQGIHLRGYAQKDPKQEYKRESFSMFANMLEALKYEVISTLSKVQVRLPEEVEALEQQRREEAERLAKRQQLSHETGAESLMTETEAKMATEGHKIGRNDPCPCGSGKKYKQCHGRLN; translated from the coding sequence ATGTTAACTAAAATTTTGACCAAAGTATTTGGTAGCCGTAATGATCGTACTCTGCGTAGATTGCGCAAAGAAGTGGAAAAAATTAACCGTTTAGAGCCTGATTTTGAAAAGTTATCAGACGATGAGTTAAAAGCTAAAACAGTTGAATTCCGCGAGCGTTTAGCGAAAGGTGAGAGCCTCGAAAGCATTATTCCAGAAGCATTTGCGACCGTGCGCGAAGCCAGCCGTCGCGTTTTTGGTATGCGTCACTTTGATGTACAGTTAATCGGTGGGATGGTACTGAATGAACGTTGTATCGCAGAAATGCGTACAGGTGAAGGTAAAACATTAACCGCGACATTACCAGCGTATATCAACGCATTAACGGGCAAAGGCGTCCACGTCGTAACGGTGAATGACTACTTAGCAAAACGTGATGCGGAAAATAACCGCCCATTATTTGAATTTTTAGGTTTAACTGTTGGTATCAACTTACCGGGTATGGCACCGCCTGCGAAGCGTGAAGCTTACGCCGCAGATATTACTTATGGTACTAACAACGAGTTTGGTTTCGACTACTTGCGTGACAACATGGCATTTAGCCCTGAAGAACGTGTGCAGCGTAAACTTCACTATGCATTAGTGGATGAGGTCGACTCAATCCTTATCGATGAAGCGCGTACTCCGCTGATCATTTCAGGTCCTGCGGAAGACAGCTCAGAACTTTACCAAAAAGTGGATAAACTCATTCCACATCTGCAGCGCCAAGAAAAAGAAGACTCAGATACGTTCCAAGGTGAAGGCCATTTCTCAGTTGATGAAAAATCACGCCAAGTCACCATCACCGAACGTGGTCTGGTGTTAATTGAAGAGCTTCTGGCGAAAGAAGGCTTAATGGATGAAGGTGAATCGTTATATTCGCCAGCAAATATTATGCTTATGCACCACGTAATGGCGGGTTTACGTGCACATGCGCTGTTCACTTTAGATGTTGACTACATTGTTAAAGATGGCCAAATCGTTATTGTTGACGAACATACAGGCCGTACAATGGAAGGTCGTCGCTGGTCAGACGGCTTACACCAAGCGGTTGAAGCCAAAGAAGGTGTTGAAATTCAAAATGAAAACCAAACTTTAGCATCGATTACATTCCAGAATTATTTCCGTCTATATGAAAAACTGGCGGGTATGACGGGTACAGCGGATACTGAAGCATTTGAATTTAGCTCGATTTATAAGTTAGACACCATTGTTATCCCAACGAACCGCCCAATGGTGCGTAAAGATTTACCTGACCTCGTTTACATGAACGAAGCAGATAAATTTACGGCAATTATTGAAGATATACGTGAAAGAACATCAAATGGTCAGCCAGTACTGGTTGGTACCATTTCTATCGAGAAATCAGAGCTGATTTCGAATGCACTGAAAAAAGCTAAGATTAACCATAACGTATTGAATGCGAAATTCCACGCAATGGAAGCCGATATCATCGCAAATGCGGGTCAGGCAGGTGCAGTTACTATCGCAACTAACATGGCAGGCCGTGGTACGGATATCATGTTAGGAGGAAGCTGGCAGACTGAAGTTGCAGCGTTAGAAGAGCCAACGCAAGAGCAAATTGATGAAATCAAAGCTAATTGGAAAGTGCGCCATGATGCGGTTTTAGCTGCGGGTGGTCTACATATCATCGGTACTGAGCGCCATGAATCACGCCGTATCGATAACCAGTTACGTGGTCGTGCGGGTCGTCAAGGGGATGCCGGTTCTTCACGTTTCTACTTATCGATGGAAGATGCTCTGATGCGTATCTTCGCCTCTGACCGTGTTACAGGCATGATGAAAAAACTCGGTATGAAACCGGGAGAAGCGATTGAGCACCCATGGGTCACTAAAGCGATTGCTAACGCACAACGTAAAGTTGAAAGCCGTAACTTTGATATTCGTAAACAATTACTTGAATATGATGATGTTGCGAGTGACCAACGCCGTGCTATTTATACTCAGCGTAATGAATTGCTTGACGGTGGGGATATTAAAGAAACGGTTGATAGCATTCGTGAAGACGTATTTACCACCACGATGGATGCTTATATTCCACCTCAATCATTAGAGGAAATGTGGGATATAGAAGGTTTACATCAACGTTTAGTTAATGATTTTGACCTAGATCTGCCAATGAAAGAGTGGCTGGATAAAGAACCTGAGCTGCATGAAGAAACTCTACGTGAACGTATCATGCAAAAAGCGGTTGAAATCTATGCGCGTAAAGAGGAAATTGTTGGCGCAGAAGCGATGCGTAACTTTGAAAAAGGTGTCATGCTACAAACATTAGATACCTTATGGAAAGAGCACTTGGCTTCAATGGATTACTTACGCCAAGGTATTCATTTACGTGGCTATGCACAAAAAGATCCTAAGCAAGAATATAAACGTGAATCTTTCAGCATGTTTGCCAATATGCTTGAAGCCTTGAAATATGAAGTGATCAGTACGTTATCTAAAGTTCAAGTTCGTTTACCTGAAGAAGTTGAAGCGTTAGAGCAGCAACGTCGTGAAGAAGCAGAACGTTTAGCAAAAAGACAACAACTGAGCCATGAAACGGGCGCTGAGTCTTTAATGACAGAAACTGAAGCGAAAATGGCAACAGAAGGCCATAAAATTGGTCGTAATGATCCATGCCCTTGTGGTTCAGGCAAGAAATATAAACAATGCCATGGTCGCTTAAACTAA
- the zapD gene encoding cell division protein ZapD: MGELAATNFITYEYPMNEKIRSWLRLETLLSQIYELSNITSYSSGIAFFRSVSELIEILDRGEVRSDLIKELEKQRTRLSNWANDPNADKQLINSLLTNLTDKISHLMSAPRFGHHLRTDKIISMVRQRLSIPGGCCSFDLPTLQLWLNIPQNVRDKAISGWLQSLDPLNDALKTVLSLIRQAGTFEVKESYNGFYQDSVEGKELLRIKLPAENFIYPQISGHKTRFALRFLHIDSENGILPDMIRFELSCC; the protein is encoded by the coding sequence ATGGGCGAACTAGCAGCTACAAATTTTATCACTTATGAATATCCAATGAATGAAAAGATCCGTTCTTGGTTGCGCCTTGAAACCCTTTTATCTCAAATTTATGAGCTCAGTAATATTACCTCCTACTCTTCTGGTATCGCATTTTTTCGTTCAGTCTCAGAACTTATTGAAATCCTTGATAGAGGTGAAGTTCGCTCAGACCTTATCAAAGAACTTGAAAAACAACGTACTCGCTTATCAAATTGGGCTAATGACCCTAATGCAGACAAACAGCTAATTAATTCATTACTCACTAATTTAACAGACAAAATATCTCATTTAATGTCAGCCCCGCGGTTTGGCCACCATTTAAGAACAGACAAAATTATTAGTATGGTTCGCCAACGACTCAGTATTCCAGGTGGTTGCTGTAGTTTCGATTTACCTACATTACAATTATGGTTAAATATTCCACAAAATGTGCGAGATAAAGCTATCAGTGGTTGGCTACAAAGTCTCGACCCACTTAATGATGCTTTAAAAACAGTTCTGTCATTAATTCGTCAAGCAGGAACGTTTGAAGTCAAAGAATCATATAATGGCTTTTACCAAGATAGCGTCGAAGGTAAAGAATTACTGCGCATAAAATTACCCGCTGAAAACTTTATTTACCCACAAATTTCAGGTCACAAAACACGCTTTGCTTTACGTTTCCTGCATATCGATAGCGAGAATGGTATACTCCCTGATATGATCCGTTTTGAATTATCTTGCTGCTAG
- a CDS encoding type II secretion system F family protein has protein sequence MFIYSYVALNTHNQIIEDTLLAKSKKSAFIIISENNLIPLKIKIKAIFNLNRACISYQIHFFHQLGILTSSGITLIQSLKILSENCHLPFWNNFIRNLIQHIEKGELFSDFLKDYQQIFSSTVISLVIVAEKTGTYDKNFNTISFMLEHNEKISVLFKKAIRYPLTLCLFSGMLLCIMFLYVIPQFKDIYDSFQQELPLLTQIMLYLSDFIKNQFTYFLLFVSFISILTLRMKKNHRSLLLRVLIQFPIFKHLISYHYLSLYFLTVSSTYKIGLPLIECLDCTIKTINNEQYKKDCENILSSVLKGESLSNAMKETILFPSLAIQLIAIAEESGKLHYFTSYLFKYYSEQYMFYIEKKIKTLEPVLLVFISLLVGMIMLSMYLPIFNLGNVVTGL, from the coding sequence ATGTTCATTTATTCCTATGTTGCACTCAATACTCACAACCAGATCATTGAAGATACTTTATTGGCCAAAAGTAAGAAAAGCGCTTTTATTATTATTAGTGAAAATAATCTCATTCCATTAAAAATCAAGATCAAAGCAATTTTTAATTTGAATCGTGCTTGCATTAGCTATCAAATACATTTTTTTCATCAGCTAGGTATTTTAACATCATCAGGAATAACACTAATACAAAGCTTAAAAATACTTTCAGAAAATTGCCATCTTCCGTTTTGGAATAACTTTATTAGAAATTTAATTCAGCACATCGAAAAAGGAGAGCTTTTCTCTGATTTTTTAAAAGATTATCAGCAGATTTTTAGCAGTACAGTTATTAGCCTTGTCATTGTTGCAGAGAAAACAGGTACATATGACAAAAATTTCAATACTATTAGTTTTATGTTAGAGCATAATGAAAAAATATCTGTATTATTCAAAAAAGCAATACGTTACCCGCTCACTCTCTGTCTATTTTCAGGTATGTTACTGTGCATAATGTTTTTGTATGTTATTCCTCAATTTAAAGATATTTATGATAGTTTTCAACAAGAGCTACCTCTACTAACACAAATTATGCTTTACTTGTCTGACTTTATAAAAAATCAATTTACCTATTTTTTATTATTTGTTTCTTTTATTTCCATATTAACTCTAAGAATGAAGAAAAATCATCGTTCCCTCTTACTGAGAGTTTTAATACAATTCCCCATATTTAAGCATTTGATCTCCTATCATTACCTAAGCCTTTATTTTTTAACAGTATCATCAACATATAAAATCGGTCTTCCACTCATTGAATGTTTAGACTGTACAATAAAAACAATCAATAATGAACAATACAAAAAGGATTGTGAAAACATTCTCTCTTCTGTACTTAAAGGCGAGTCACTATCAAATGCAATGAAAGAAACTATTCTATTTCCGAGTTTAGCTATTCAATTAATAGCAATTGCGGAGGAATCAGGTAAGCTTCATTATTTTACAAGCTATCTATTTAAGTACTATTCAGAACAATACATGTTCTACATAGAGAAAAAAATAAAAACCTTAGAACCTGTACTGCTTGTGTTTATTTCACTATTAGTTGGTATGATTATGCTTTCCATGTATCTTCCAATATTTAATTTAGGGAATGTTGTCACTGGATTATAA
- the mutT gene encoding 8-oxo-dGTP diphosphatase MutT encodes MEKKHLHIAAGVIRNSQQHIFITKRPEGTHMAGFWEFPGGKLEQGELPEAALIRELEEEVGIIVTEYEPFHRVDHEFDDRIITLYFFIVSAWDNEPYGKEGQDFRWVEQEALVADEFPPANRIIVEMLTQ; translated from the coding sequence ATGGAAAAAAAACATCTGCATATTGCTGCTGGGGTTATTCGTAATTCACAGCAACACATTTTTATTACTAAACGCCCTGAAGGGACTCACATGGCAGGGTTTTGGGAGTTTCCCGGCGGGAAATTAGAGCAAGGGGAATTACCTGAAGCTGCATTAATTCGTGAACTTGAGGAAGAAGTTGGGATTATTGTCACTGAGTATGAGCCATTTCACCGCGTAGATCATGAGTTTGACGATAGAATTATTACGCTTTATTTCTTTATTGTGTCTGCGTGGGATAACGAGCCTTACGGGAAAGAAGGGCAGGATTTTCGTTGGGTCGAGCAAGAAGCACTAGTTGCGGATGAATTTCCACCTGCAAACCGTATTATTGTTGAGATGCTTACACAGTAA
- the ftsA gene encoding cell division protein FtsA, with the protein MIKATDRKLVVGLEIGTSKVSALVGEILPDGMVNIIGVGSCPSRGMDKGGVNDLESVVKCVQRAIDQAELMADCQISSVYLALSGKHVSCQNEIGMVPVSEEEVTQEDVDSVVHTAKSVRVRDEHRILHVIPQEFAIDYQEGIKNPVGLSGVRMQAKVHLITCHNDMAKNIVKAVERCGLKVDQLIFAGLAASYSVLTEDERELGVCVVDIGGGTMDMAVYTGGALRHTKVIPYAGNVVTSDIAYAFGTPPSDAEAIKVRHGCAVGSIVSKDETVEVPSVGGRPPRSLQRQTLAEVIEPRYTELLNLVNEEILNLQEQLRLQGVKHHLAAGIVLTGGAAQIDGLVECAQKVFHTQVRIGTPLNITGLTDYAQEPYYSTAVGLLHYGKESHLGDDTETEKRASVTGWFSKITSWLRKEF; encoded by the coding sequence ATGATTAAAGCAACGGACAGAAAATTAGTGGTAGGCCTTGAAATTGGAACTTCAAAGGTATCGGCCCTTGTTGGCGAAATTCTGCCCGATGGTATGGTTAATATTATCGGGGTGGGAAGCTGTCCATCTCGTGGAATGGATAAAGGCGGCGTAAACGACTTAGAGTCTGTCGTAAAATGTGTTCAAAGAGCTATCGACCAAGCAGAGCTGATGGCTGATTGCCAAATTTCCTCTGTCTATCTGGCACTTTCAGGTAAACACGTGAGCTGCCAAAATGAAATTGGTATGGTGCCAGTTTCTGAAGAAGAAGTGACACAAGAAGATGTAGATAGCGTTGTGCATACAGCGAAATCAGTGCGTGTTCGTGATGAGCATCGGATTTTGCACGTGATCCCGCAAGAGTTTGCTATCGACTACCAAGAAGGGATTAAAAACCCAGTTGGTTTGTCTGGTGTGCGCATGCAAGCAAAAGTTCATTTGATTACTTGCCATAATGATATGGCGAAAAATATTGTGAAAGCTGTTGAACGTTGTGGGTTGAAAGTTGACCAACTGATTTTTGCTGGTCTCGCAGCAAGCTATAGTGTATTAACCGAAGATGAACGTGAATTAGGTGTGTGTGTGGTTGATATCGGTGGTGGTACCATGGATATGGCTGTTTATACTGGCGGTGCGTTACGCCACACGAAAGTGATCCCTTATGCGGGGAATGTGGTGACTAGCGACATCGCGTATGCTTTCGGTACACCACCAAGTGATGCTGAAGCCATCAAAGTACGTCATGGTTGTGCCGTTGGTTCGATTGTGAGTAAAGACGAAACGGTGGAAGTGCCGAGCGTCGGTGGTCGACCACCAAGAAGTTTACAGCGTCAAACCTTAGCAGAAGTCATCGAGCCGCGGTATACTGAGCTGTTAAACTTAGTAAATGAAGAAATTTTAAATTTACAGGAACAGTTACGTCTACAAGGTGTCAAACACCATTTGGCGGCAGGTATCGTCTTAACAGGCGGTGCAGCGCAGATTGACGGTTTAGTTGAATGTGCACAAAAAGTGTTCCACACCCAAGTAAGAATCGGCACTCCGCTAAATATTACTGGGTTAACAGATTACGCGCAGGAGCCATATTACTCCACCGCAGTAGGGCTTCTGCATTACGGTAAAGAAAGTCATCTTGGGGATGATACCGAAACAGAAAAGCGTGCCTCAGTCACAGGTTGGTTCAGTAAAATCACCAGTTGGTTGAGAAAAGAATTCTAA
- the lpxC gene encoding UDP-3-O-acyl-N-acetylglucosamine deacetylase, translating to MIKQRTLKRIITATGVGLHTGKKVTLTLRPAPANTGVIYRRTDLNPPVDFPADAKSVRDTMLCTCLVNEDNVRISTVEHLNAALAGLGIDNIVIEVNAPEIPIMDGSAAPFVFLLLDGGIEELNCAKKFLRIKETVRVEDGDKWAEMRPYNGFSLDFTIDFQHPAIDSSTQRYSLDFSAESFVSQISRARTFGFMRDIEYLQSQGLCLGGSFDCAIVVDDYRVLNEDGLRFEDEFVRHKMLDAIGDLFMCGHNIIGAFTAFKSGHALNNKLLQAVLAKESAWDLVTFEDEAELPVAFKAPSAVYA from the coding sequence ATGATCAAACAACGGACATTAAAACGTATTATCACAGCGACTGGTGTTGGTTTACATACCGGCAAAAAAGTTACGCTGACTTTACGTCCAGCGCCGGCAAATACCGGGGTCATCTACCGTCGTACTGACCTTAATCCACCGGTTGATTTTCCGGCAGATGCAAAATCAGTTCGTGATACCATGTTATGTACTTGCTTAGTCAATGAAGATAACGTACGTATTTCGACTGTTGAGCATTTGAATGCTGCATTAGCAGGGTTAGGTATCGATAACATTGTTATTGAAGTCAATGCGCCTGAAATCCCGATTATGGATGGCAGTGCTGCACCGTTTGTTTTCTTACTGCTTGATGGCGGTATTGAAGAATTAAATTGTGCGAAGAAATTTTTACGCATTAAAGAAACAGTTCGTGTTGAAGATGGCGATAAGTGGGCAGAAATGAGACCTTACAATGGTTTCAGTCTGGATTTCACTATCGATTTCCAACACCCGGCGATTGATAGCAGCACTCAGCGCTATTCACTTGATTTCTCTGCAGAATCATTTGTGAGCCAAATCAGCCGCGCACGTACGTTTGGTTTTATGCGTGATATCGAATATCTGCAATCCCAAGGCTTATGCTTAGGCGGCAGTTTCGACTGCGCTATCGTTGTTGATGACTATAGAGTCCTCAATGAAGATGGCTTACGTTTTGAAGATGAATTCGTTCGTCACAAAATGTTGGATGCAATTGGTGACTTATTTATGTGTGGGCACAACATTATTGGCGCATTCACTGCGTTCAAATCTGGCCACGCATTGAATAACAAACTTCTGCAAGCGGTTCTTGCGAAAGAATCAGCTTGGGATCTGGTCACCTTTGAAGATGAAGCTGAACTGCCTGTGGCATTCAAAGCGCCTTCAGCTGTATACGCATAA
- the yacG gene encoding DNA gyrase inhibitor YacG, translating to MSEIIEVNCPTCQKVVIWNENSPFRPFCSKRCQLIDLGEWASEEKRIASQSDISESDDWSEQPDN from the coding sequence ATGAGTGAAATAATTGAGGTTAACTGCCCAACCTGTCAAAAAGTTGTAATTTGGAATGAGAATAGCCCTTTTAGGCCTTTTTGCAGCAAGCGCTGTCAACTCATTGATCTTGGGGAATGGGCCAGTGAAGAGAAACGCATTGCAAGCCAGAGCGACATTTCTGAAAGTGATGATTGGAGTGAGCAACCCGATAACTAA
- the coaE gene encoding dephospho-CoA kinase (Dephospho-CoA kinase (CoaE) performs the final step in coenzyme A biosynthesis.) gives MPYIVALTGGIGSGKTTIANEFAKFGVPIVDADIIARQVVEPNTPAIDAIKSHFGKKIITLDGKLNRGLLREIIFSDPNEKRWLNALLHPLIQQETQKQLHQSNYPYVLWVVPLLIENNISHLANRVLVVDVTPEEQIQRTIKRDNISLEQVNNILKAQVSREKRLSYADDVITNHTKDSSIQDKVANLHNKYLSLAK, from the coding sequence ATGCCTTATATAGTTGCTTTAACAGGCGGAATTGGAAGTGGCAAGACGACCATTGCAAACGAGTTTGCCAAATTTGGTGTCCCCATCGTTGATGCTGATATAATAGCTCGTCAAGTTGTAGAACCTAACACCCCTGCTATTGATGCTATCAAGTCACATTTTGGCAAAAAAATTATCACTTTAGATGGCAAGCTCAATAGAGGCCTTTTGCGAGAAATTATTTTTTCAGACCCTAATGAAAAAAGATGGCTAAATGCACTCCTTCACCCCTTAATTCAACAAGAGACACAAAAACAGCTCCACCAAAGCAATTATCCTTATGTGTTATGGGTTGTTCCTTTATTAATTGAAAACAACATTTCTCACTTAGCAAATAGAGTATTAGTCGTTGATGTTACTCCTGAAGAGCAAATTCAACGTACAATAAAAAGAGACAATATAAGTCTCGAACAAGTCAACAATATATTAAAAGCACAGGTTAGCCGTGAAAAACGATTATCTTATGCTGATGATGTTATTACAAACCATACTAAAGACAGCAGTATTCAAGACAAGGTAGCCAATCTTCACAACAAATATTTGTCATTAGCAAAATAA